In the Streptomyces sp. WMMC940 genome, GCGGCAGCCTCGAAGGCGAACTCCATTACGGCGTCACCGTCCCCGGACTCACCCTGCTGGCCCACGACGACCTCGTCGCCTTCCGGCTCGTGCTGCCCGTCGTGGCCCCGGACCGACACCACCGGGCGCGTCGCGCTCGCGATCACCTGCTGACCGTACGAGCCGAGCAGGAAACCGGCGATCGCCCCGTGCCCGTGGGAGCCGATGACCAGCATGCCGGCCCGCTCAGCCTCACAGAGCAGGGCGGAAACCGCCGTATCGGGCACCACTTCGGTGGTGACCGAGAGGTCCGGATACCGGTCGGACACGCGTGTCCCGGCCTCCAGCAGCACGGCGTTGGCGGAGTCGGCCTGCACGTTCCTGTCCTGGACGACGGGGACGTCCAGGGGCTGCCAGAGCCAGGCGTGCACGATGCGCAGGGGCATCCCGCGGAGCGTGGCCTCGCGGGCCGCCCAGTCAGCCGCGGCCAGGCCCTCCCGGGATCCGTCCACTCCTACAGTGACAGGGCGAGTCATGCGATGGCCTCCGTACGCCTCGGGCGGGCACGACCGCTTCGGCCGCCCCCTGGTACTTCGATCCTCACGGGCCGGGGGCCGTCCGACGAGGGCCGGTCGGCCCGACCTGCGGACCCGTTCGGCCGGCGGTGCCCGCCTGGCGTCTCCGGCCGAACGGGACGGTCCCCGCAGTCCGGTGCCGTTCGCGGCTTGTGCGTGCACGAGGCGCGGCGTGAGGAGTTCGCACGACCTCCGCGGTGACGTCTCCGCCGGTCGACGCCCTGTCCGCGGGAGTACGGCCCGCGACGCGCGGTCGACGTGGCGGTGTGGCGGTGTGGCGAGGTGGCGACGTGGCGGTGTGGGCCGGGATTGCCGACGAGGCGGCCTCATCGGAAGAGTGCCGTGACGATGACGTCACGCACGGCCGAACCGGACCGTGACGGCCCAGCCGAGGCCGCTGCGTCCCTCGCCGACCAGGACCGGCTGATCCAGTACCTGGAGCGGTTCATCCAGGACCTGATCACTCTCGGCGGGCGGATCGCCCTGCTCATCGGGGAACCGGAGGGCCAGGGCCGGGTGGGCCTGCTGCTGCGGCCGGCGGCCGCGCGGGAGGCCGCCGATGCCGCTCCGGACGAGGCGGACACCGCCGAAACGCAGGCGTAGGAGCGGTGGGCGGGGCGCTGGGCCGGACTCGCCGCCGTCGAGAAGGCACCGCCTGACCGCGCGGAGCGGCGCGGGCCTCCGCGCACCGGCCCTCCGGCTCTCGTCGCGCACCGGCCCGCTCTCCCTTCGCGCACCGCCCCGCTCGCCCTCCGCGGTCCGGGCCCGCCGGCCGGGTGATTTCCCGGTGGGCGTGGCACCGTCGACGTCGTTTCGGCTCATGATTGCCGGGGCGGTACGCGTTTGGGCAGGGCGTTGGTGACTGGCGTCTCTGTGGTGTCGGGGGTGGGGCTGGCCGTGGGCGAGGTGCCCGTGCTGCCGCTGGGGCTTGGTGTGATGGGAGGTGTCGGTGGGGGTGATGGGGCGGGGCGGTTGGTGGAGGGGCGGGTGCTCGGTTCTGTGGTCGCTGGTGGTGGAGCGGTGTCGGGGGTGGGTTTCGGAGTGCGGGTGGCGGGGGGCTCCGGGGTGGTGGGGGTGGTGCGAGGGGGTCCGGGTGCAGCGTCGTTGCGTTCTCGGGCGGCTCCCCTGGCGGGGTGGGTGGTCGGACGTTCCGGTGGGGCCGAGGCCGTCGGCCGTGCGGTGCCGTGTTCCCGGGGTTCGTCGGGGGGTGGCAGGTCCGGGCTCGGTGCGGCCAGCGGGAGGCCGGCGGAGCCGTCGGCCAGCAGCGAGGACGTGCCCAGGCCGCCCAGCACCGCGAAGGCGGCAGCGGCGAGCGTCCGGCCGCCGTACGTCCTCCACCGCCGCGGCCGGGGACGGTGGGCGTCGGCCACATGTGTCGCGGCCCCGTGGTCGGGGGCCGTGGCCACGGGTGTCGTCGCCGTCGGGCCCGGCGGAGTGGCCGGCTCGGCCGCGACCGGGGGAGCGGCATGCGCCGTGGCCGGGGCAGCGGCGGGCGACCCGCCGGGAGCCGGTTCCTCGTCGGGGCGGGTCTCCGCCATCGCCGTGGCGACCGGCGGAATCCCGTCCGCGCCGGCCATGGCGGAGTCGTAGGCACCGCATTCGGGGCACGTCACGGCGCCGTTGAGGGTGCGGTGGCAGGGAACGCAGTAGTCCATGGGCGCGACCGCTCAGTACGCGGGCCGCGGGCGGCAGCCGTGGGCCGCCGGACGCGCCGGGCAGTGGACCGCGGACGCCGGGCGGAACCGGGTGCGGTGCGGAAGGAACCTTGGCATGTGCGGACCTCGCTCACTCACCGGTCTGGGTGGGGTCACCGGTTACCGGGGTCAACGAGGGCCCGCGAGCGGGCGTTCAACCGTCGGCGGAAACGTGGCACGGGTAACTTCCCCGCCCGTGGGGGCCGTTGGCTGGCGCGCCCGGCCGGGCGCCCGCCCCGGACGAGGGCACGGGCCACCGCGCCGGGTGGGTGTGCGGGACCTTCCAGCGGGAGGGCGGTGCGTCGCCCGGACGGCCCCAAGTGCCGCACGGGCGGTTCACCCACCGAGCGCCGTCGCCCCCGGCGGGTGAGGCTGCCCGTGGAGGTGCCCTCATGGAGCAGACGACGGCGGACGTGTGTGTGGTCGGTGCCGGATTCGCGGGTCTGGCGGCCGCGCGGAACCTGGCGCACGCGGGCCGGGAGGTGATCGTGCTCGAAGCCCGGGACCGCGTGGGCGGCCGGGTGTGGAACCGGGAACTGCCCGACGGCACCGTCGTCTCCGCGGGTGGGACCTGGCTCGGGGACGGCCAGGCGAGGATGTTCCGGCTCGCCCGGGAGTACGGGCTCCGGGCGTATCCGCAGTACGACGACGGCGACCACGTCCTGCGCCTCGACGGCGTCGACCACCGCTACCGGGGGAGCATCCCCAAGGCCGGTCCGGCGGCGCTCGCCTCCCTGGGACTGGCCTTCGCGCGGTTGAACGCGATGGCGCGGCGGCTCCCCGCCGACGCCCCCTGGCTGGCCCCGAACGCGCGGACGCTCGACGCCCGCACGCTCGGGCAGTGGCTCGCCGATCCGCTCAACGTGCCCTCCGGGACGGCGCACACCGTGCTGAAGGCGACGATGAGCCTGCTGTTCTGCACCGACCCCGCCGAGGTCTCCCTGCTGGGGGCGCTGGTCCTGGCACGGGGCGGCGGCGGGTTCGACTACTACACCGACAGCGGCAGGACCGAGACGCATCTCCTCGACGGCGGGACCCCGGAGCTGGCCCGGCGGATGGCGGAAGGGCTGGGCGACGCCGTACGTCTGGCCAGTCCGGTCCGGCGGATCGTCCAGAACGGGAACGACGCCGAGGTGAGCACGGACGTGCTGACGGTACGGGCGCGCCGGGTCATCGTCGCCGTACCGCCGGTGCTCGCCGGGCGCATCCTGTTCGAGCCGGCGCTGCCGCCCGCCGCGGTCCATCTGAGGCAGCGGATGGCGCCCGGCTCGATCATCCGCGTCCACACCTCGTACCCCGAGCCGTTCTGGCGCGGTCAGCGCCTGTCCGGGCAGACGCTCGCTCCCCTGTCGGCCGTCCCCGTGACCATCGACCAGACCCCACCCGGGGGCAGGCCGGGCGTGCTGAGCAGCTACGCCTTCGGATCCGGGGCCGTTCGGCTCGGCCGGCTGGACCCCAAGGAGCGCCGGGACGTGTGGCTGCACGCGCTCGCGGAGCGCTTCGGCCCGGAGGCCCTGCATCCTCTGGGACACCTGGAGACGGACTGGTCCGCGCAGGCGTGGTCCGGGGGCGGGATGATCGGCCACTTCCCGCCCGGGGCACTGACCGGCTACGGCCGTGCTCTGCGCGAGCCGGTCGGCCGGATCCACTGGGCGGGCACGGAGACCGCGACGCAGATGCACGGGCTGATGGAGGGCGCGGTGCGCTCCGGAGAGCGTGCCGCCCGGGAGGTCCTGGCCCTGCACTGACTCCCCCCACGATCCCGCCCGGGGCGGCGGGGGACGCCCGGCCCGCCGCGGGCAGTGCCGCACCGTGGGGTCCGGCCCCGTCCCGCCCCCGGCCCTCCGGGACGTCCCGGCCGGACGGGTGGGGGAAGATGGGGAGGAACGACCCCGGTGAGTGCTGATGCACCTGGAATCGAGGGATTCAGGGAGGCCTCATGCCGCGCACCGACGACGCCCGTCCGGTCGGTGCCGAGGAACAGGTGCCCGTCCCGCACGATGACGTAACGACGCTCAAGCACGTCATCGAGCAGGAGATCGCCGCCCTGCGCGCCGACGTGGGGGGCTCCACCCCCGCGCGGGCGACCCGGCCGTCCCCGGGCGGGAGTGAAGCCCCCCACGTCGGCGCGGACGCCGCCGTGCCGCGGGACGGCGGGCCCACCGGGCGGGCCCGCGGGCAGGACCGGGATCGGGGCCCCGGAGCCGCGGACGGCGGCGATCCCTGGGCGTGCCTCACCGCCGCGCTCCCGGCCGTACCGCTGGCCACCGCCCTCCTCGCGCCGGTGTGGGACGACGGCAGGGGAGAGGAGGGGGCGACCCTGGTCGACTTCGTCATCGCGGCCGGTAACCGCGTCCGGTCCGCCGAATGGCTCGAACCCCTGGGCCTGCTGGTGGGGCAGCGGCTGCTGACCGTACGGCCCGGGGCGGCCTCCGCCGGACTGGTCGAGGCCCTCGCCCACGTCCTGAGGACCGGCCGGCCCCTGCACGGGTGGGCCCTGGACTACACGGAGCGGCGGGAGGGGCGCCTCAGGAGGGTCCAGCTGCTGTGCGACGCGGCCGCGAGCGGGGACCGGATCCTGGCGACCTGGCGCCCCGCGCTCACCGAGGCCGACCTCCTCACCAGCGACGCGCAGAAGCTGGTGTCCATGGGGTGGGGGAACTGGGACCTGCTGTCCGGGGCGACCAACTGGTCGGACGGGCTGCACCGCATCTTCCGCACGGCTCCCGGCCGGACGTGGTCGCTGACGGAACTGTGCGACGCACTGCTCCCCGAGGACGTCCCGCGGTTCGCACAGTGCGTCAGGGCCCTGCTCGCCGGGAGCGACACACCCTGGACCCGTGTCCGGTTCGTCGTCGGGGACGAGGTCCGCACCCTGGACGTGCTCGGCCGGCCGCTCGCCGGCACCGACGGCCGTCCGTGGGCGATCCACCTCGTGGCGAGGGACCTGACGCCCCAGACGCGCAGCCTCCAGCGCCTGGCGGAGACCCGCAGGGAGACCGAGGAACTGCGCCAGCAGGCCGCCGCCGAACGCGAGGTGGCCTCCCAACTGCGCGAGGCGCTGCTGCCGACCCACTCCGCCCAGCTCGCCGAGGCGGGCGTCACCGTCGCCGCGGCCTACCTCCCGTCCGAGCACGAGGTCGCGGTCGGCGGTGACTGGTACAAGTGCCGGCTGCTGGCCGACGGCCGGGTGCTCCTGGCCATCGGGGACGCCAGCGGCCACGGCCTGGGGGCCGTCGCACGGATGGCCCAGCAGCGTCACGCACTGGCCGGGCTGGCCCAGACCGGGGCGGAGCCGGGGACCATGGCGACGTGGCTGAACCAGCTGATGTGCGGAGATCCCACCGCCCTCACCGCCACCGCCGTGGTCGGGTTCATCGAGCGCCGCACCCTGCACTGGGCGTGCGCCGGCCATCCGCCGCCGGTACTGCGCCGGGGCGGCGGGGCCGCGCTCCTTCCGGGCGACCACGCAGGACCCCTGCTCGGGCTGATCCCCGGGTACGCGTACGAGACCGCCACCGTGCCGCTGGAGCCGGACGACCTCCTGCTCCTCTACACCGACGGCCTGATCGAACGGCGCGACGAGGACATCGAGGAGTCGCTCGACGGTCTCGTCCGCAGCCTCGCGCGCGAAGGGCCGCTGTCGCCGCAGGAGACCGTCGACGACCTGATCTCCGCCCATGCCGCTTCCGGCCTGGAGGACGACGCGTGCCTACTGGCCCTGCGGATCGACTGACCGCGCGGGGCCCGGAGGCCGGTCGGACGTCTCAGTGGTGCCTGGTGTGCCTGCGCACCTGGTCGGCCGCCTTCTCCGCCATCTCCTGCGCCTTGCCGCGCAGCATGTCGCTCCGGCCCGAGCGCTGCATGGACTTGTCGCCCATGGTCTTCCCGAGGGTTTCCTTCAGCTTGCCCTTGATCTGCCGCGCCTTGGCGTTGTGCTTGCTCATCAGGATCGGTGTCCTCTCGGGTCCGTGGTGCGTCCACGCACCGGTTAACCCTGCGCCTGTTCACCCTGCGCCTACCCGGGTTGGCCCGCAACCCGCGCACCTGTACGCCCATGGACCCGTACGCCCACGCGTCCGCACCCGCGCCGTCCCCGGCTGTGATGGAGTGGCCCCTGGAGGGCCCGCAGGACGTCCGGCGCGGGCAGGAGCGAGCCCGGGAGGCGCCACATGGCACGTCCGGTCACCGTCGTCACGGGCGGGAGCCGCGGCATCGGCGCGGCCACCTGTGTCCGGCTGGCCGGCGACGGCCACGACCTGGCCCTCGGGTACGTCAGCAACGCGGCGGCCGCCGAGGAGGTCGCGAGGGCCGTGCGCGCCGCCGGCGCGCGCTGCGTCACCGTACGGGCGGACACCTCCGACGAGACGGCGGTCGAGCGGCTGTTCGACATCGCGGCGGCGGAACTCGGTGCCGTGACCGGGCTGGTGAACAACGCCGGTGTCACCGGCCCGCTCGGTCGGCTCGTCGACGCCCGCACCGAGGACCTGCGCCGGGTCATCGACGTGAACCTGCTGGGCTGTCTGCTGTGCTGCCGGCGCGCGGCCCGCGACATGGCCGCGCACGGTTCCGGCGCGATCGTCAACATCTCCTCGGTCGCCGCGACGCTCGGCGCGCCCG is a window encoding:
- a CDS encoding universal stress protein gives rise to the protein MTRPVTVGVDGSREGLAAADWAAREATLRGMPLRIVHAWLWQPLDVPVVQDRNVQADSANAVLLEAGTRVSDRYPDLSVTTEVVPDTAVSALLCEAERAGMLVIGSHGHGAIAGFLLGSYGQQVIASATRPVVSVRGHDGQHEPEGDEVVVGQQGESGDGDAVMEFAFEAAAARGATVRAVRAWSLPPVFAYSPGSMRLADAAGGLEPFERKTLERALAPWREKFPTVPVIAHVEIGSAGQVLLSAAARAQLLVLGRRVRRSPVGTRIGSVAHAALHHARCPVAVVPHA
- a CDS encoding flavin monoamine oxidase family protein, producing the protein MEQTTADVCVVGAGFAGLAAARNLAHAGREVIVLEARDRVGGRVWNRELPDGTVVSAGGTWLGDGQARMFRLAREYGLRAYPQYDDGDHVLRLDGVDHRYRGSIPKAGPAALASLGLAFARLNAMARRLPADAPWLAPNARTLDARTLGQWLADPLNVPSGTAHTVLKATMSLLFCTDPAEVSLLGALVLARGGGGFDYYTDSGRTETHLLDGGTPELARRMAEGLGDAVRLASPVRRIVQNGNDAEVSTDVLTVRARRVIVAVPPVLAGRILFEPALPPAAVHLRQRMAPGSIIRVHTSYPEPFWRGQRLSGQTLAPLSAVPVTIDQTPPGGRPGVLSSYAFGSGAVRLGRLDPKERRDVWLHALAERFGPEALHPLGHLETDWSAQAWSGGGMIGHFPPGALTGYGRALREPVGRIHWAGTETATQMHGLMEGAVRSGERAAREVLALH
- a CDS encoding SCO2400 family protein encodes the protein MDYCVPCHRTLNGAVTCPECGAYDSAMAGADGIPPVATAMAETRPDEEPAPGGSPAAAPATAHAAPPVAAEPATPPGPTATTPVATAPDHGAATHVADAHRPRPRRWRTYGGRTLAAAAFAVLGGLGTSSLLADGSAGLPLAAPSPDLPPPDEPREHGTARPTASAPPERPTTHPARGAARERNDAAPGPPRTTPTTPEPPATRTPKPTPDTAPPPATTEPSTRPSTNRPAPSPPPTPPITPSPSGSTGTSPTASPTPDTTETPVTNALPKRVPPRQS
- a CDS encoding CsbD family protein codes for the protein MSKHNAKARQIKGKLKETLGKTMGDKSMQRSGRSDMLRGKAQEMAEKAADQVRRHTRHH
- a CDS encoding SDR family NAD(P)-dependent oxidoreductase, translating into MARPVTVVTGGSRGIGAATCVRLAGDGHDLALGYVSNAAAAEEVARAVRAAGARCVTVRADTSDETAVERLFDIAAAELGAVTGLVNNAGVTGPLGRLVDARTEDLRRVIDVNLLGCLLCCRRAARDMAAHGSGAIVNISSVAATLGAPGEYVHYAATKAATDALTVGLAKELGPQGIRVNAVAPGTVNTDMHAAMGDPDRPRKVAAVTPLGRPGEPSEIAGAVSWLLSDDASFTTGTVLRVSGGR
- a CDS encoding PP2C family protein-serine/threonine phosphatase, with the translated sequence MPRTDDARPVGAEEQVPVPHDDVTTLKHVIEQEIAALRADVGGSTPARATRPSPGGSEAPHVGADAAVPRDGGPTGRARGQDRDRGPGAADGGDPWACLTAALPAVPLATALLAPVWDDGRGEEGATLVDFVIAAGNRVRSAEWLEPLGLLVGQRLLTVRPGAASAGLVEALAHVLRTGRPLHGWALDYTERREGRLRRVQLLCDAAASGDRILATWRPALTEADLLTSDAQKLVSMGWGNWDLLSGATNWSDGLHRIFRTAPGRTWSLTELCDALLPEDVPRFAQCVRALLAGSDTPWTRVRFVVGDEVRTLDVLGRPLAGTDGRPWAIHLVARDLTPQTRSLQRLAETRRETEELRQQAAAEREVASQLREALLPTHSAQLAEAGVTVAAAYLPSEHEVAVGGDWYKCRLLADGRVLLAIGDASGHGLGAVARMAQQRHALAGLAQTGAEPGTMATWLNQLMCGDPTALTATAVVGFIERRTLHWACAGHPPPVLRRGGGAALLPGDHAGPLLGLIPGYAYETATVPLEPDDLLLLYTDGLIERRDEDIEESLDGLVRSLAREGPLSPQETVDDLISAHAASGLEDDACLLALRID
- a CDS encoding DUF2397 family protein, which codes for MTSRTAEPDRDGPAEAAASLADQDRLIQYLERFIQDLITLGGRIALLIGEPEGQGRVGLLLRPAAAREAADAAPDEADTAETQA